Proteins encoded together in one Balaenoptera musculus isolate JJ_BM4_2016_0621 chromosome 6, mBalMus1.pri.v3, whole genome shotgun sequence window:
- the LCN2 gene encoding neutrophil gelatinase-associated lipocalin, with protein MPLGLLWLGLSLLGALHTQAQDSTPNLIPAPPLFRVPLQPNFQADQFQGKWYIVGLAGNALKKEEQGQFKMYATTYELKEDRSYNVTSTLLRDERCDHWIRTFVPSSQPGQFTLGNIKGFPGVQSYTVRVATTDYNQFAIVYFKKVYKNQEYFKTTLYGRTKELTPQLKENFIHFAKSLGLTDEYILFPVPIDQCIDDQ; from the exons ATGCCCCTAGGTCTCCTGTGGCTGGGCCTCAGCCTGCTGGGGGCCCTGCACACCCAAGCCCAGGATTCCACCCCCAACCTGATCCCGGCCCCACCTCTGTTCAGGGTCCCGCTGCAGCCCAACTTCCAGGCTGACCAG TTCCAGGGGAAGTGGTACATCGTAGGCTTGGCAGGGAATGCACTTAAGAAGGAAGAACAAGGCCAGTTTAAGATGTATGCCACCACCTACGAGCTGAAAGAAGATCGCAGCTACAATGTCACCTCCACCCTGCTCAG GGATGAGCGCTGTGACCACTGGATCAGAACTTTTGTCCCAAGTTCCCAGCCCGGCCAGTTCACCCTGGGCAATATTAAGG GCTTCCCCGGGGTGCAGAGCTATACCGTGCGAGTGGCGACTACCGACTACAACCAGTTTGCCATAGTGTACTTCAAGAAGGTTTACAAGAACCAGGAGTACTTCAAGACCACCCTTTACG GGAGGACCAAGGAGCTGACCCCTCAACTAAAGGAGAACTTCATCCACTTCGCCAAATCCCTGGGCCTCACCGATGAGTACATCCTCTTCCCTGTCCCAATCG ACCAGTGCATCGATGACCAGTGA
- the LOC118896316 gene encoding LOW QUALITY PROTEIN: 10 kDa heat shock protein, mitochondrial-like (The sequence of the model RefSeq protein was modified relative to this genomic sequence to represent the inferred CDS: substituted 1 base at 1 genomic stop codon): MAGQAFRKFLPLFDXVLVERSAAETVTKGGVMLPEKSQGKVLQATVVAVGSGSKGKGGEIQPVSVKVGDKVLLPEYGGTKLVLDDKDYFLFRDGDILGKYID, from the coding sequence ATGGCAGGACAGGCATTTAGAAAGTTTCTTCCCCTCTTTGACTGAGTATTAGTTGAAAGAAGTGCAGCCGAAACTGTAACCAAAGGAGGCGTTATGCTTCcagaaaaatcacaaggaaagGTATTGCAAGCAACGGTAGTAGCTGTTGGATCAGGCTCTAAAGGAAAGGGTGGAGAGATTCAACCAGTTAGTGTGAAAGTTGGAGATAAAGTTCTTCTCCCAGAATATGGAGGCACCAAACTAGTTCTAGACGACAAGGATTATTTCCTATTTAGAGATGGTGACATTCTTGGAAAATACATCGACTAA
- the PTGES2 gene encoding LOW QUALITY PROTEIN: prostaglandin E synthase 2 (The sequence of the model RefSeq protein was modified relative to this genomic sequence to represent the inferred CDS: inserted 1 base in 1 codon) produces MAHAVRALWPGGRALTWRLGGRPALXTPAQSRAGLTGAAGGPGPAATTRKGCPRLLGAAALALGGALGLYHTARWHLRAQNLRADLSAAQLSLSSRLQLTLYQYKTCPFCSKVRAFLDFHALPYQVVEVNPVRRAEIKFSSYRKVPILLAQEGDSLQQLNDSSVIISALKTYLVSGQPLEDIITYYPPMKAVNDQGKEVTEFCNKYWLMLDEKEAQWMYGGKEARTEEMRWRQWADDWLVHLISPNVYRTPTEALASFDYIVKEGNFGTVEGAMAKYMGAAAMYLISKRLKSRHHLQDDVREDLYEAANKWVAAVGKDRPFMGGQKPNLADLAVYGVLRVMEGLEAFDDLMHHTHIQPWYLRVEKAIAEAPQ; encoded by the exons ATGGCCCACGCTGTGCGGGCGCTGTGGCCCGGCGGGCGCGCTCTGACCTGGAGGCTGGGCGGTCGCCCCGCGC GGACCCCCGCGCAGAGCCGGGCCGGCTTAACCGGGGCGGCGGGAGGTCCGGGCCCCGCCGCCACCACCCGCAAGGGTTGCCCACGGCTCCTGGGGGCGGCGGCGCTGGCCCTGGGAGGAGCCCTGGGGCTGTACCACACTGCGCGGTGGCACCTGCGCGCCCAGAACCTCCGTGCCGACCTCTCAGCCGCGCAG CTCTCCCTGTCCAGCCGCCTGCAGCTGACTCTGTACCAGTACAAAACGTGTCCCTTCTGCAGCAAGGTCCGCGCCTTCCTCGACTTCCACGCCCTGCCCTACCAGGTGGTGGAGGTGAACCCTGTGCGCAGGGCCGAGATCAAGTTCTCCTCCTACAGGAAGGTGCCCATCCTGTTGGCCCAGGAAGGAGACAGCTTG CAACAACTGAACGACTCCTCTGTCATCATCAGTGCCCTCAAGACCTACCTGGTGTCGGG GCAGCCCCTCGAAGACATCATCACCTACTATCCACCCATGAAGGCTGTGAACGACCAGGGCAAGGAGGTGACCGAATTCTGCAACAAGTACTGGCTCATGCTGGATGAGAAGGAGGCCCAGTGGATGTATGGTGGGAAGGAGGCCAGGAC GGAGGAGATGAGGTGGCGGCAGTGGGCAGACGACTGGCTGGTGCACCTCATCTCCCCCAATGTGTACCGCACGCCGACCGAAGCCTTGGCCTCCTTTGACTACATCGTCAAGGAGGGCAATTTCGGGACCGTGGAGGGCGCCATGGCCAAGTACATGGGCGCAGCTGCCATGTACCTCATCAGCAAGCGGCTCAAGAGCAG GCACCACCTCCAGGATGACGTGCGTGAGGATCTCTACGAGGCTGCCAACAAGTGGGTGGCAGCTGTGGGCAAAGACCGGCCCTTCATGGGGGGCCAGAAGCCGAACCTGGCTGATCTG gcagTGTACGGTGTGCTGCGTGTGATGGAGGGTCTGGAGGCCTTCGACGACCTGATGCATCACACTCACATCCAGCCCTGGTACCTGCGGGTGGAGAAGGCCATCGCTGAGGCCCCCCAGTGA